A segment of the Malaclemys terrapin pileata isolate rMalTer1 chromosome 1, rMalTer1.hap1, whole genome shotgun sequence genome:
CAGCAGGTTCACCATAGGTTGCAGTGGGACTCTAGCATCtagctgcctttcttgaacctcaaccagatgcctcaacatgtctgtttgctccctcataaGCCGTACCATCTCATCCTGTGTGTCACACTTGTGTTCCCTGCATGCTCTTCTGTCCTCACAGTCATTGTGCAGGTTCTCCGACAATGCAATCCTCCATGTGCTGAGCTCCATCTTGTCACTCTTGGAGGCATGTattaactcattgaacatgtcctcccgagtcttctttttccaccttctaatctggaAAAGTCTTTGTCCCAGCATGGAGGATGCACCTCTGGAAAAGGTTTCAGCTGCAAAGAATAcaaagcacaagggtagcattgacagtgcatacattgtttctggtgcatggttaaatctttttataaaagaaacaccCCTCAATGCACTTCCCTGCAAGCCACAACGTAAGCAGAATCGCTGGCTACTGCAAGAGTCGTTTTGCTGCTCCAACCATGGTGACTAAGGCCATGAGGCATGGGCAAGAGGTCTTGTGCTGCAGCTTTTGTTAAGACATCCTTGGGATCACTGGTTGCAcagccccctttcccatagcaacctGGATGGTGTTTGAGGACAGGCACCAGCGTAAAGCCCCACAAATAGTTTGATTGTTACAAAAGTGGCAAACAGGAAGCGTCACGCCCCTCACCCCTTTTTAAATGCTGGCTGCAATATGCAGTGATCCCTTCCAAACACAACCAGGGCACGCTCGGGAGACTGTAATTGTGTGATCCAGAATTCACCAAACAGGGGCGGATTACTTATCAAATTGCTTGCAGTTTAAGGGCTAGCATTTAAAACCTTCCCCTGTTTCCCCTAGGTGACCATAtccgatatcactctcctgaaggtaacagaggcagaaagggagcagatgctgcaagcatctgggtacagacctggtccttatgctgcaatTCTGTGTGCCACAACGATGTCAGAAGAGTTAATACTGGTGTGGTGCGGGAAAGTGTCCTCCCGGGGTGGATGAAagaaggcagcccttcccagaaaccttctgcaaaggattgcagagtacctccaagAAAGCTTCCTAGATATCTCAAGGGAGGCTTCCTGGGCCATCCTTgggcacataaacagtcttttccagAGAGCACCCTCTGTGTAGCTGGAGTGACAGCCAATAACTTCTATCCCAATTTTTTAATTCAgattcaacattaaaaataatagcatgtaacccctaTACTTTGATTGaaaatgtgtactcaccagaggtgcctttcCTGGCATCACACTCCGCCGACAATTGGTCCTGTGAGGGGATGGGCTccagagttaaaaaaaagttcttgGTTGTCTGGGAGAATTGATCCTCTGCTTGCCTGcagtgcattctcctcctcctccttttcttcatcatcaacaatgtcctcctcgTTGTTGCCCAAGGTTGCTGTTGGCTCCTGGGAGGTATCAACGGAGCATTTTGGGTTAGTGGTGCGGTTGCGgtctagaattgcatgcagctcctcatagaagcggcatgtctgtggctcagaaccagagtgactgttcgcctcccttgtcttctggtacgcttgctgaagctcctttattttcacgtggcactgctgtgtgtccctggtatagcccttctcccccatgccctgtgcgattttggcatagatGTTAACGTTTCTTTGCTGGTTCAGTGCTCTGTCTGCTCAGATTCTtttccccacacagcaataagatccacTACTTCCTGTGCGCTCCATGTTGGAGCACATTTGTGGCCTTGAGCATTCATTGTCAGTTGTGCTGACGAGCTGTCCACGccaatcaaacaggaaatgaaaattcaaacattcctggggctttaacaggggggcagctgtttcctgtgtacctggctgaagtgcagtggagttgaaagtgctctccagagcggtcacagcagagcactgtgggacatctcctggaggccaattcattcaaattacacagcgcagtgtctacactatccccatgtcGATGTGTGGATGTCGACTGAACCGCTATACCTCTCGTGGAGGTGTAATACAGAAGTCAGCTTCACAAGCCCGTTAGGTTGGCGGAAGGGactcagtagtgtagacacatacattactAACTCGATCTAACACGGCatgtgttgacctaactttgtagtgtagaccaggccccactTTACTAGGTTGCAGTCAACCTCTGTGACCTTACTGAAGGACTTTCCAGTACCTGAAATCTGCATGACTGCTATGGATCTTCAGTACATACCTTCTCCAAACACTGCCTTGGTCCAGGCCTCTAGATCTGACATGGCAGTGGGCAGTGCAGCTCTGACTTCTCTACTGTCTCTGTTCTgaagctccctcctcccagggatagtcacctgaagtggagcacctaaagtgacactacttgaagaagaaagaaaggttactcaccctgtacAGTAAttgtagttctttgagatgtgtgtccctatggctgctccactacctgccctaCCAAGTTCTTTTCtgtcctctttactaggatacagAGTTCTCTCTTTAATAAATTCATTCCTAACAGACTTCTCTGCCTGAACCATGTGCGCCTCCACACCTTTTGGCTTTCCcctagcccttagtttaaaaaatcttCTACAACCTTTTTGATTTTATGTTCCATTGTGGCTCCCAAATAGGCCAGTCCTTCACCAGAAGATTCCCTAGTTCCTCATAAACCTAAATCCCTACACCGTTGTCTCATCCGCACATTGTCTCATCCAAGTGTCTCATCCACACTGCAGTTCTGTCTGTCTTACAagccctgcgcatggaactggaagcatttcagagatgcTATCGTGGAGGTCCTGAACTTTAATCTCTTAtatagcagcctaaatttggcttccAAGACCTCTCTCCTACTTTTCCCTATGTCTGGTACTTCATGTGCCACCTACATATGCCAAGACCTCCGGCTCCTCCCCAACACTACCTATAAGGCTATCTAGATGAACTTTTAGTATCTCTCagcttatatatataaatatatacattatCGTTAAAAAGCAATTTG
Coding sequences within it:
- the LOC128835468 gene encoding uncharacterized protein LOC128835468, translated to MMKKRRRRRMHCRQAEDQFSQTTKNFFLTLEPIPSQDQLSAECDARKGTSAETFSRGASSMLGQRLFQIRRWKKKTREDMFNELIHASKSDKMELSTWRIALSENLHNDCEDRRACREHKCDTQDEMVRLMREQTDMLRHLVEVQERQLDARVPLQPMVNLLPLLPSSTFSSLKYPRMWGRKVRYPLHSIPREGARTRRHPFPHL